The following proteins are encoded in a genomic region of Sorangiineae bacterium MSr12523:
- a CDS encoding SseB family protein translates to MAYPLLLYANVDTLPSPDNAKCTTALRIALARVQGAFHQEAADAFYELLLRTPLYLPFDNGVMTVPGPQSEAAVPIFIDEAAMVRWAGQRVPHIVCSAREAAVLALVIHDAWLVLNMGSSPGGQPIAREGVMLLAHGSYPGAERYEEAAAFVHEAAAAAGQPTLDLLERAKRTRIVSIGRALRYPGGTSAYAFWPSFGGAMLFDPNERVAQMSFESLIVKAFYERRGLVLAPDREALRIGPAHVAKWHTAMQATYPMRA, encoded by the coding sequence ATGGCGTACCCTTTGCTTTTGTACGCCAACGTGGACACCTTACCTTCACCGGACAACGCCAAGTGCACGACGGCACTTCGCATAGCGCTCGCGCGCGTGCAGGGTGCCTTTCACCAGGAGGCGGCCGACGCCTTTTACGAACTGCTCCTTCGCACACCGCTTTATCTTCCGTTCGACAACGGGGTCATGACCGTTCCCGGTCCGCAGAGCGAGGCGGCGGTTCCCATCTTCATCGATGAAGCTGCGATGGTGCGCTGGGCGGGCCAGCGCGTGCCCCACATCGTTTGCTCGGCGCGCGAAGCCGCCGTGCTGGCTCTCGTGATTCACGATGCGTGGCTCGTCTTGAACATGGGCTCTTCCCCGGGCGGACAACCCATCGCCCGCGAAGGCGTCATGCTGCTCGCGCACGGTAGCTACCCTGGGGCGGAGCGCTACGAAGAGGCAGCTGCGTTCGTGCACGAAGCTGCGGCCGCCGCGGGCCAGCCCACGCTCGATCTTCTCGAGCGGGCCAAGCGCACGCGAATCGTTTCCATCGGTCGCGCGCTACGTTATCCGGGTGGCACGTCGGCCTATGCCTTTTGGCCTAGCTTCGGTGGCGCGATGCTCTTCGATCCGAACGAGCGCGTCGCGCAGATGTCGTTCGAATCACTGATCGTCAAAGCGTTTTACGAGCGCCGTGGGCTGGTCCTCGCCCCCGATCGGGAAGCACTGCGCATTGGCCCCGCGCACGTGGCCAAATGGCATACGGCGATGCAGGCCACCTATCCGATGCGCGCCTGA
- a CDS encoding flavohemoglobin expression-modulating QEGLA motif protein produces the protein MSPEKTKEWLDLVTSALCARKSTNILEEIGWSRKVEKEFFDHEGTRLPEVTYAVDRDALEAENAELARIEARLEGDDVIPVWLRAVVHSVIDKNRLLLAAGTKEFGRISLEIYGGARTTFFGLPVKNVDLAEHLLERLRLHGWDEAEERAETPMDAQSFAEELARRIAKHRPVIKCDVLLDDKCTAKAIAGMTKVRVRPEATFYRWEADGLFCHEVETHAYSAHNGAAQVHAPFLKSGGPRSTPTQEGLAVFAELYNGNLATPRLERLATRVKLVAMAEDGASFLDLYRFLVDRGHGTRDAFLDAARVLRGGIPAGGSYFTKDACYLAGLLHVYAFLAVFVRGGFRDETELLFAGRIALEDISALVSLRAMGLISRPLHRPRWLARWNTLLPYFAFNSFMEEIKLTSVEAHYRELIAKAERAVPPGGRV, from the coding sequence ATGTCGCCCGAAAAAACGAAGGAATGGCTGGACCTCGTCACATCGGCGCTCTGTGCGAGAAAGTCGACGAACATCCTCGAGGAGATTGGCTGGAGCCGAAAGGTCGAGAAGGAGTTCTTCGATCACGAAGGCACGCGCCTTCCCGAGGTGACGTACGCGGTCGATCGCGACGCCCTCGAAGCAGAAAATGCCGAGCTTGCCCGGATCGAGGCGCGCCTCGAGGGCGACGACGTGATCCCGGTGTGGCTTCGGGCGGTGGTTCATTCGGTCATCGACAAGAATCGATTGCTGCTCGCGGCGGGCACCAAGGAGTTCGGCCGCATCTCGCTCGAGATTTACGGAGGCGCGCGCACGACGTTCTTCGGTCTTCCCGTGAAGAACGTGGACCTTGCCGAACACTTGCTCGAAAGGTTGCGCCTACACGGATGGGACGAGGCCGAAGAGCGCGCCGAGACACCGATGGATGCGCAAAGCTTTGCCGAGGAGCTGGCGCGGCGGATTGCCAAACATCGACCGGTCATCAAGTGCGATGTCCTACTGGACGACAAGTGCACGGCCAAAGCCATCGCGGGCATGACCAAGGTGCGCGTGCGCCCCGAGGCCACGTTCTATCGGTGGGAGGCGGACGGCCTATTCTGCCATGAGGTGGAGACACACGCCTACAGTGCCCACAACGGTGCGGCCCAGGTGCATGCACCGTTTCTCAAGAGCGGTGGTCCGCGTTCGACGCCAACCCAAGAAGGGCTCGCGGTGTTTGCGGAGTTGTACAATGGCAACTTGGCAACGCCGCGCCTCGAGCGCCTCGCCACGCGCGTGAAGCTCGTGGCCATGGCGGAGGATGGTGCCAGCTTTTTGGATTTGTACCGCTTCTTGGTGGACCGAGGGCACGGGACACGCGACGCATTTCTCGATGCCGCACGGGTGTTGCGCGGGGGCATTCCCGCGGGTGGTTCGTACTTCACCAAGGATGCGTGTTACCTCGCGGGGCTTCTCCACGTGTACGCGTTTTTGGCGGTGTTCGTTCGCGGCGGTTTTCGTGACGAGACGGAGCTTCTTTTCGCAGGGCGCATTGCCCTGGAGGACATTTCCGCGCTGGTGTCGCTGCGGGCGATGGGACTCATTTCGCGTCCGTTGCATCGCCCGCGATGGCTCGCGCGCTGGAATACGCTGCTGCCTTATTTCGCGTTCAATTCTTTCATGGAGGAAATCAAACTAACATCGGTCGAGGCGCACTACCGTGAGCTCATCGCCAAAGCCGAACGGGCGGTGCCTCCTGGCGGAAGGGTTTAG
- a CDS encoding PaaI family thioesterase: MTEPSIQERLFPNMTCFGCGPANPKGFHLRSFGAEDGVVIASFTPWPEHDNGVGFLNGGVISTVLDCHTASLVVQAASERGWDPPPGAALAFVTAGLDVRFLRPTPLGPSLDLWAKAESLSETECIVLGELRYDGKVRATVRATWKRFRAR; encoded by the coding sequence GTGACCGAACCGAGCATTCAAGAGCGCCTTTTCCCAAACATGACTTGTTTTGGCTGTGGACCGGCCAATCCGAAGGGCTTCCACCTGCGGAGCTTCGGTGCCGAGGACGGAGTGGTGATCGCGTCCTTCACACCCTGGCCCGAGCACGACAATGGCGTCGGCTTTCTCAACGGTGGGGTCATCTCCACCGTGCTCGATTGCCACACCGCCTCGCTGGTCGTTCAGGCCGCGAGCGAGCGCGGGTGGGACCCGCCCCCGGGTGCGGCGCTCGCCTTCGTGACGGCCGGGCTCGACGTGCGTTTTCTCCGCCCGACCCCGCTCGGACCCAGCCTCGATCTCTGGGCAAAGGCCGAGTCGCTGAGCGAGACCGAGTGCATCGTTCTGGGCGAACTGCGCTACGACGGCAAGGTGCGCGCGACGGTCCGCGCAACGTGGAAGCGCTTTCGCGCGCGCTGA